One genomic window of Cottoperca gobio chromosome 10, fCotGob3.1, whole genome shotgun sequence includes the following:
- the LOC115014774 gene encoding LOW QUALITY PROTEIN: protocadherin gamma-A10-like (The sequence of the model RefSeq protein was modified relative to this genomic sequence to represent the inferred CDS: deleted 2 bases in 1 codon): MVGGQIRYSIPEEMKKGSVIGNVAQDLGLDLKRLRSGRARIVTGENIHYTELKTDKGILVVNERIDREQLCGDVTPCSFSFEVILENPIELHRVTVEVLDINDHAPVFPNRYAYPFEMSESAVVGVQFPLQSAEDLDVGQNALQDYVLSPNEHFILKQHANPDGTKYCEIVLQKPLDREQHSHLSLKLIAVDGGTPQRSGTVNIDVTVLDANDNVPVFNQSVYKTSVMENALKGTSIVTVNATDADSGSYGLISYSLSKMKGSAADIFSVDENTGKVSVSGQIDYERDRKYEVRVEAKDQGGLIGTSKVVVDVFDVNDNAPVINIMSFSSPVSEDAPPGTTIAVLNIKDADSEKNGQIKCSIDGKLPFKIESSLTNYYNLISDQYFDRESVSDYNITITATDMGSPPLSTSAKLHLKISDVNDNAPIFNKNSYSAYITENNSPGVSIFAVSARDSDWNQNARISYLLEETQVSGSPVSTYVSLNSETGVLSAVRSFDYEQIKQLQLIVKAQDGGSPPLSSNVTVKILIQDQNDNPPQVLYPVQTGGSLVAEMVPRSADVSYLVTKVVAVDVDSEQNAWLSYKLQKATDRALFEVGLQNGEIRTIRQVTDKDAVKQRLTVIVEDNGQPSRSATVIVNVAVADSFPEVLSEFTDFTHDKEYNDNLTFYLVLALAVVSFLFITCLVVIISVKIYRWRQSRIMFHSNLPVIPYYPPRYSDTLGTGTLQHVYNYEVCRTTDSRKSDCKFGTAGSQNVLIMDPSATGTMQRIQSEKSILDEPDSPLEVSQTL, from the exons ATGGTAGGTGGTCAGATTCGTTATTCTATACCAGAGGAGATGAAGAAAGGCTCTGTTATCGGTAATGTAGCGCAAGATCTCGGCTTGGATCTGAAGAGGCTCCGTTCTGGGCGGGCCCGTATCGTGACCGGAGAAAACATCCACTACACCGagctgaagacagacaaagggattCTAGTCGTGAATGAGAGAATAGACCGAGAGCAGCTTTGTGGAGACGTAACACCGTGCAGCTTCAGCTTTGAGGTGATTTTAGAAAACCCGATCGAACTGCACAGAGTAACTGTTGAGGTGTTAGATATAAATGATCATGCTCCGGTCTTTCCTAAT AGATACGCCTATCCGTTTGAAATGAGTGAATCGGCTGTAGTCGGAGTCCAGTTTCCACTGCAGAGTGCAGAGGATCTAGATGTGGGGCAAAACGCGTTGCAAGATTATGTTTTATCACCAAacgaacattttattttgaagcaacATGCAAATCCAGATGGAACTAAATATTGTGAAATTGTGCTCCAGAAGCCTTTAGACAGAGAGCAACATTCACATCTGTCTTTAAAACTAATCGCAGTTGACGGAGGAACACCACAGAGATCTGGTACAGTAAACATAGATGTCACTGTGTTAGATGCGAACGACAATGTACCAGTATTTAACCAATCAGTCTATAAAACATCTGTGATGGAAAACGCACTGAAAGGCACAAGCATTGTTACAGTAAATGCCACTGACGCTGACAGTGGCTCGTATGGACTAATTTCTTACAGTTTGTCTAAAATGAAAGGAAGTGCAGCCGATATATTCAGTGTTGATGAAAACACCGGCAAAGTTTCTGTGTCTGGTCAGATAGATtatgaaagagacagaaaatacgAGGTGAGGGTAGAGGCAAAGGATCAGGGTGGCTTGATTGGAACAAGTAAAGTTGTAGTTGACGTTTTTGACGTCAACGACAATGCCCCAGTTATAAATATTATGTCATTTTCCAGCCCAGTATCTGAGGATGCACCTCCTGGTACAACTATTGCTGTTTTGAACATAAAAGATGCAGATTCTGAGAAAAATGGGCAAATAAAATGCTCTATAGATGGTAAACTTCCCTTTAAGATCGAATCCTCTCTAACAAACTATTACAATTTGATCTCAGATCAATATTTTGATAGAGAATCTGTCTCAgattataatataacaataacagcCACTGATATGGGCTCTCCCCCACTTTCTACCTCAGCAAAATTACATCTTAAAATTTCTGACGTAAATGACAACGCaccaatatttaataaaaacagctATTCCGCTTACATCACAGAGAATAATTCACCTGGAGTTTCTATATTTGCTGTCAGTGCGCGGGACTCTGATTGGAATCAAAACGCCAGAATCTCGTATCTTTTAGAGGAAACACAAGTCAGCGGTAGTCCAGTGTCTACTTATGTGTCTTTAAACTCTGAAACTGGAGTTCTCAGCGCGGTTCGTTCATTTGATTATGAGCAAATTAAACAGCTTCAGTTGATAGTTAAAGCGCAGGATGGAGGCTCCCCTCCACTCAGTAGCAATGTGACTGTGAAAATACTGATCCAGGACCAGAACGACAACCCTCCTCAGGTTCTGTACCCAGTCCAGACTGGTGGCTCTCTGGTGGCTGAAATGGTGCCTCGTTCAGCAGATGTGAGCTATCTGGTCACTAAAGTGGTGGCTGTTGATGTGGACTCTGAACAGAATGCCTGGCTCTCCTACAAACTGCAgaaagccacagacagggcGCTGTTTGAAGTGGGCTTACAGAATGGAGAAATAAGAACTATCCGCCAAGTGACTGATAAAgatgctgtgaaacaaagactgactgtTATAGTGGAGGACAACGGGCAGCCCTCTCGTTCAGCTACAGTCATTGTTAACGTGGCGGTggcggacagcttccctgaagtGCTGTCTGAGTTCACTGACTTTACACACGACAAGGAGTACAATGATAACCTGACTTTTTACTTAGTGCTGGCTCTGGCTgtagtctccttcctcttcatcacgtgtttagtggttattatatcagtgaaaatctACAGGTGGAGACAGTCTCGCATCATGTTTCACTCCAACCTCCCTGTGATTCCATATTATCCACCACGTTACTCAGACACTTTGGGGACAGGGACTCTCCAACACGTGTACAATTACGAGGTGTGCAGGACGACTGACTCCAGAAAGAGTGACTGTAAGTTCGGCACAGCCGGTAGTCAGAACGTGCTGATAATGGACCCCAGTGCTACAGGGACGATGCAGCGGATACAGAGTGAAAAAAGCATCCTGGATGAACCAGACTCTCCTCTGGAGGTGAGTCAAACATTGTAG
- the LOC115015047 gene encoding protocadherin beta-16-like, with product MADRGSLTIICARWRLFYGFRRQIGLLLLLLHAVNMVGGQIRYSIQEEMKKGSVIGNVAQDLGLDLKRLRSGRARIVTGENIHYTELKTDKGILVVNERIDREQLCGDVTPCSFSFEVILENPMELHRVTVEVLDINDHAPVFPNKDTAIRLEISESAVVGVQFPLQSAEDLDVGQNALQDYVLSPNEHFILKQHANPDGGKYVEMVLQKPLDREQHPHLSLKLVAVDGGTPQRSGTVNIDVTVLDVNDNVPIFNQSVYKASVMENTMIGTSIVTVNATDADSGSNKLISYSLSKMKKGSAADIFSVDENTGKVSVSGQIDYERDRKYEVRVEAKDQGGLTGTSKIIFDVIDVNDNAPVINIMSFSSPVSEDAPPGTTIAILNVKDADSERNGQIKCSIDGKLPFKIESSLTNYYNLISDQYFDRESVSDYNITITATDMGSPPLSTSAKLHLKISDVNDNAPIFNKNSCSAYITENNSPGVSIFAVSARDSDWNQNARISYLLEDTQVSGSPVSTYVSLNSETGVLSAVRSFDYEQIKQLQLVVKAQDGGSPPLSSNVTVKILIQDQNDNPPQVLYPVQTGGSLVAEMVPRSADVSYLVTKVVAVDVDSGQNAWLSYKLQKATDRALFEVGLQNGEIRTIRQVTDKDAVKQRLTVIVEDNGQPSRSATVIVNVAVADSFPEVLSEFTDFTQDKEYNDNLTFYLVLALAVVSFLFITCLVVIISVKIYRWRQSRIMFHSNLPVIPYYPPRYSDTLGTGTLQHVYNYEVCRTTDSRKSDCKFGTAGSQNVLIMDPSATGTMQRIQSEKSILDEPDSLEHHGQLHPPADYTVKKALCVLSRFIARKREHGLTDLHVKVEDVFRCNQQ from the exons ATGGCAGATCGAGGATCTCTCACCATCATATGCGCAAGATGGCGATTGTTTTATGGATTTCGACGGCAAATAGGACTGCTCCTGTTGCTGCTTCATGCGGTTAACATGGTAGGTGGTCAGATTCGTTATTCTATACAAGAGGAGATGAAGAAAGGCTCTGTTATCGGTAATGTAGCGCAAGATCTCGGCTTGGATCTGAAGAGGCTCCGTTCTGGGCGGGCCCGTATCGTGACTGGAGAAAACATCCACTACACCGagctgaagacagacaaagggattCTAGTCGTGAATGAGAGAATAGACCGAGAGCAGCTTTGTGGAGACGTAACACCGTGCAGCTTCAGCTTTGAGGTGATTTTAGAAAACCCGATGGAACTGCACAGAGTAACAGTTGAGGTGTTAGATATAAATGATCATGCTCCGGTCTTCCCTAATAAAGATACGGCTATCAGACTCGAAATTAGTGAATCGGCTGTAGTCGGAGTCCAGTTTCCACTGCAGAGTGCAGAGGATCTAGATGTTGGGCAAAACGCGTTGCAAGATTATGTTTTATCaccaaatgaacattttattttaaagcaacatGCAAATCCAGATGGAGGTAAATATGTTGAAATGGTGCTCCAGAAGCCTCTAGACAGAGAGCAACATCCACATCTGTCTTTAAAACTAGTCGCAGTTGACGGAGGAACACCACAGAGATCTGGTACAGTAAATATAGATGTCACTGTGTTAGATGTCAATGACAATGTTCCGATATTTAACCAATCAGTCTATAAAGCATCTGTGATGGAAAACACAATGATAGGCACGAGCATAGTTACTGTAAATGCCACTGACGCGGACAGTGGATCTAATAAACTCATCTCTTACAGTTTGtctaaaatgaaaaaaggaagTGCTGCCGATATATTCAGTGTTGATGAAAACACCGGCAAAGTTTCTGTGTCTGGTCAGATAGATtatgaaagagacagaaaatacgAGGTGAGGGTAGAGGCAAAGGATCAGGGTGGCCTAACTGGGACAAGTAAAATTATATTTGATGTAATTGACGTCAACGACAATGCCCCAGTTATAAATATTATGTCATTTTCCAGCCCAGTTTCTGAGGATGCACCTCCTGGTACAACTATTGCTATTTTGAACGTAAAAGATGCAGATTCTGAACGAAATGGGCAAATAAAATGCTCTATAGATGGTAAACTTCCCTTTAAGATCGAATCCTCTCTAACAAACTATTACAATTTGATCTCAGATCAATATTTTGATAGAGAATCTGTCTCAgattataatataacaataacagcCACTGATATGGGCTCTCCCCCACTTTCTACCTCAGCAAAATTACATCTTAAAATTTCTGACGTTAATGACAACGCaccaatatttaataaaaatagttGTTCCGCTTACATCACAGAGAATAATTCACCTGGAGTTTCTATATTTGCTGTCAGTGCGCGGGACTCTGATTGGAATCAAAACGCCAGAATCTCGTATCTTTTAGAGGACACACAAGTCAGCGGTAGTCCAGTGTCTACTTATGTGTCTTTAAACTCTGAAACTGGAGTTCTCAGCGCGGTTCGTTCATTTGATTATGAGCAAATTAAACAGCTTCAGTTGGTAGTTAAAGCGCAGGATGGAGGCTCCCCTCCACTCAGTAGCAATGTGACTGTGAAAATACTGATCCAGGACCAGAACGACAACCCTCCTCAGGTTCTGTACCCAGTCCAGACTGGTGGCTCTCTGGTGGCTGAAATGGTGCCTCGTTCAGCAGATGTGAGCTATCTGGTCACTAAAGTGGTGGCTGTTGATGTGGACTCTGGACAGAATGCCTGGCTCTCCTATAAACTGCAgaaagccacagacagggcGCTGTTTGAAGTGGGCTTACAGAATGGAGAAATAAGAACTATCCGCCAAGTGACTGATAAAgatgctgtgaaacaaagactgactgtTATAGTGGAGGACAACGGGCAGCCCTCTCGTTCAGCTACAGTCATTGTTAACGTGGCGGTggcggacagcttccctgaagtGCTCTCTGAGTTCACTGACTTTACACAAGACAAGGAGTACAATGATAACCTGACTTTTTACTTAGTGCTGGCTCTGGCTgtagtctccttcctcttcatcacgtgtttagtggttattatatcagtgaaaatctACAGGTGGAGACAGTCTCGCATCATGTTTCACTCCAACCTCCCTGTGATTCCATATTATCCTCCACGTTACTCAGACACTTTGGGGACAGGGACTCTCCAACACGTGTACAATTACGAGGTGTGCAGGACGACTGACTCCAGAAAGAGTGACTGTAAGTTCGGCACAGCCGGTAGTCAGAACGTGCTGATAATGGACCCCAGTGCTACAGGGACGATGCAGCGGATACAGAGTGAAAAAAGCATCCTGGATGAACCAGACTCTCTAGAG caccatggacagc TCCATCCCCCGGCTGACTACACAGTGAAGAAggctctctgtgttttgtcgAGGTTCATCGCACGAAAGAGAGAACATGGTCTCACGGACTTGCATGTAAAGGTTGAGGACGTGTTTAGATGTAACCAGCAGTAA
- the LOC115015048 gene encoding protocadherin gamma-A7-like: protein MVGGQIRYSIPEETKKGSVIGNVAQDLGLDLKRLRSGRARIVTGENIHYTELKTDKGILVVNERIDREQLCGDVTPCSFSFEVILENPIELHRVTVEVNVTVKILIQDQNDNPPQVLYPVQTGGSLVAEMVPRSADVSYLVTKVVAVDVDSGQNAWLSYKLQKATDRALFEVGLQNGEIRTIRQVTDKDAVKQRLTVIVEDNGQPSRSATVIVNVAVADSFPEVLSEFTDFTHDKEYNDNLTFYLVLALAVVSFLFITCLVVIISVKIYRWRQTRIMFHSNLPVIPYYPPRYSDTLGTGTLQHVYNYEVCRTTDSRKSDCKFGTVGSQNVLIMDPSATGTMHRIQSEKSILDEPDSPLEVSQK, encoded by the exons ATGGTAGGTGGTCAGATTCGTTATTCTATACCAGAGGAGACGAAGAAAGGCTCTGTTATCGGTAATGTAGCGCAAGATCTCGGCTTGGATCTGAAGAGGCTCCGTTCTGGGCGGGCCCGTATCGTGACCGGAGAAAACATCCACTACACCGagctgaagacagacaaagggattCTAGTCGTGAATGAGAGAATAGACCGAGAGCAGCTTTGTGGAGACGTAACACCGTGCAGCTTCAGCTTTGAGGTGATTTTAGAAAACCCAATCGAACTGCACAGAGTAACAGTTGAGGT CAATGTGACTGTGAAAATACTGATCCAGGACCAGAACGACAACCCTCCTCAGGTTCTGTACCCAGTCCAGACTGGTGGCTCTCTGGTGGCTGAAATGGTGCCTCGTTCAGCAGATGTGAGCTATCTGGTCACTAAAGTGGTGGCTGTTGATGTGGACTCTGGACAGAATGCCTGGCTCTCCTATAAACTGCAgaaagccacagacagggcGCTGTTTGAAGTGGGCTTACAGAATGGAGAAATAAGAACTATCCGCCAAGTGACTGATAAAgatgctgtgaaacaaagactgactgtTATAGTGGAGGACAACGGGCAGCCCTCTCGTTCAGCTACAGTCATTGTTAACGTGGCGGTggcggacagcttccctgaagtGCTGTCTGAGTTCACTGACTTTACACACGACAAGGAGTACAATGATAACCTGACTTTTTACCTAGTGCTGGCTCTGGCTgtagtctccttcctcttcatcacgtgtttagtggttattatatcagtgaaaatctACAGGTGGAGACAGACTCGCATCATGTTTCACTCCAACCTCCCTGTGATTCCATATTATCCACCACGTTACTCGGACACTTTGGGGACAGGGACTCTCCAACATGTGTACAATTACGAGGTGTGCAGGACGACTGACTCCAGAAAGAGTGACTGTAAGTTCGGCACAGTCGGTAGTCAGAATGTGCTGATAATGGACCCCAGTGCTACAGGGACAATGCATCGGATACAGAGTGAAAAGAGCATCCTGGATGAACCAGACTCTCCTCTAGAGGTGAGTCAAAAATGA